A stretch of the Ipomoea triloba cultivar NCNSP0323 chromosome 16, ASM357664v1 genome encodes the following:
- the LOC116007945 gene encoding uncharacterized protein LOC116007945, producing the protein MRRLTSCTIFANSHFPPTIRLFCSRTPGFGLSQSSCVSNSDKKDSPPTFDNGFFSLSPLFPTANARLEECRIELVDSEAWKVSSGLAEAWRGNVEKPSKVKPLLSDEEEMVKYAPPNKEDLDFDEIEEMRIRGNLFYKLDKDSKEYEEYKFDFHGRNRNKGNKKVNAIQMEKASSASPSGNEKSLKCMEKWQVSKEKLGNDTSLAVERSLRFDKNNVSVSWLHEFEASAVAKTKRSQTFNQATAAYHEPFCLHIYISKGSARASIIHRATSKVVAVAHSISKDMKFELSSTKNRAACAAVGEVLAQRALADDIHNVVYIPRKGERLEGKLQIVFQAIIDGGIDVKVKLKQRKTSILPPKP; encoded by the coding sequence ATGAGAAGATTGACCTCCTGCACAATTTTCGCTAACTCTCATTTCCCTCCAACAATTCGTTTATTCTGTTCAAGAACTCCAGGTTTTGGATTATCCCAATCTTCATGTGTTAGCAACAGCGATAAGAAAGACTCTCCTCCAACTTTCGACAATGGGTTTTTTTCACTTTCACCATTGTTTCCGACTGCAAATGCACGCTTGGAAGAATGCAGGATTGAGCTTGTGGATAGTGAGGCCTGGAAGGTGTCATCAGGCTTAGCGGAGGCGTGGAGGGGCAATGTAGAGAAGCCGTCAAAGGTGAAGCCTTTACTTAGTGACGAGGAAGAGATGGTGAAATATGCACCTCCAAATAAGGAGGACCTTGATTTTGATGAAATAGAGGAAATGAGGATCCGCGGGAACTTGTTTTATAAGCTTGATAAAGATTCCAAAGAATATGAAGAGTATAAGTTTGATTTCCATGGGAGGAATAGAAATAAAGGTAATAAGAAGGTGAACGCAATACAGATGGAAAAGGCAAGTAGTGCTTCACCCTCTGGGAATGAGAAAAGCTTGAAGTGCATGGAGAAGTGGCAAGTAAGTAAGGAGAAGTTGGGCAATGACACAAGCTTGGCTGTGGAGAGATCTCTGCGTTTTGATAAGAATAATGTCTCGGTTTCTTGGCTTCATGAATTTGAAGCTTCTGCGGTTGCAAAGACTAAAAGGTCTCAAACTTTCAATCAGGCTACTGCAGCTTACCATGAGCCTTTTTGTTtgcatatttatatatctaaGGGTTCTGCACGTGCCAGCATTATCCATCGGGCAACTAGCAAGGTTGTTGCTGTGGCACATTCTATTTCGAAGGACATGAAATTTGAGTTGAGTTCAACCAAGAATAGAGCTGCTTGTGCTGCTGTTGGGGAAGTGCTAGCTCAAAGAGCCTTGGCTGATGATATTCATAATGTGGTTTATATACCAAGGAAAGGGGAAAGATTGGAGGGGAAATTGCAGATTGTATTTCAGGCTATTATTGACGGTGGTATTGATGTTAAGGTGAAGTTAAAGCAGAGAAAAACCAGCATCCTCCCACCAAAACCATAG